TTTTAACAAAGTGTAAATGGGCCAGGATCCCAAATAAAACTCTGTAATAGCCGGTGAGCCCTTACAGGGTCAATTTGGTTCACAACACATTGTGTTAGTTTGATTAAAatgctttaatattttttcttttaataattacaTGGTATATACCTTATAAGATATTTCCCCAAACTTCTCCGCACGTTCAAGAAAGCGAGACTTGGCTGAATTAAAGTCCTCATATTCCAATGCTGAAGTTCTTGTTACATAGCGCATGAACAAATCACAACCAGCTGTCAAAGAGATGGAGGTTTTATCCCATGACTGCAATACAAACAGAAATAGTGAAAGAGCAATAAAGCATAAAATTCTCAATTCTCTCAGTATGCTTGCAATCAACTTTTACTTGATTACCATAAGGTAGATGTACACTGTTCGGAAATCTACTTTTacacataaaaatacaaggGTCTACGACAGCAGGTATTTAAGGAGTTGAATACTAAAGCTCTAATGACATCTGACATATGTCCCCCTCTATCAAGGGCGATATTGGATAATCACTACTGCAACGGATCTGCATCCATGTTGTTGTATTAGTCCATCAAAATCACGTTTTGTAAACCACCactatttctttttcaaacCCAAAAGACATACTTCTCTTTTGATAGGTACCGTAATGAGGTAGTGACAATCAAATGAAATCAAATCGAACTATGTTCCTCTGATGGCAGGACTATATCTGATGGTATGGCTCATTGATACTTAGTTCTTTCAGCAAAACAACAGTGACTTTCAAATATACTTTTAAGAACAAAcaacaatgatttttcaaaaatttattccCTTGGCATCCACATTCAATTTATGTTAGCTTAAAAACTCACAACATCATAATAGACTTTAGAGAAACAGATCCATGTCTTTCAAGAAACTTCCAAATCTCCCATTTGAACAAAACACAGCAGCAATGGGTGTTGTGGGGCCAAACTCCGTCAACACAATTTACAACTTTCACCGctcaaaaaaatctcaaaattccATATGGGGAAATATTAACAAAAGGGGAAAAAGAACCTACTCTACTTCTTTAGCACAAAAACAGTTACCATCGAATACGTTATAAggactgaaaaataaaaagtaatttgtCTAAGAAGCATTACCTAACCTTATTATAAACATGTACCATTTATATCGCTCAATACATCTTAAAGTTGTCTCAAGGGGAGGCTGAGTGGTTAAGGCGTAGGAGTAACATTGTGTGCGTTGGATTCCCAACTTTGCACTCCAATAACAACACAATGTGAGCTCATCAGTTCCACCCTTGGTAGATAATAGGCTGCTGGGTGAAACTGCCGAACACCACGCCATATAAAGAgcaaacttttttattttatgtcaaaaagtaaaagtaaatatAATGTTAACACTTGACTAAAGGAATGTTGACATTTGATTAAAGGATTCAAGGCGACAATTCCACCACCAcagaaaagtattttaaaaaacacaAGAGCAACACTTCCTAAAATAGtagtgaaaaaaagaaaaggaccATTTTGTGTTCCTTTTTCTTGAGTAAACATTTTCAGACAACGAGAACATGAATGGGCAACAAGTCTACAAAAGCCATTTGAGAGGTAAACATCAAGTTAATTAGAGTAGAGTGTAGTGCTCCCAGACTCTTCATCACCACCACCATAGTGGTCCTCGCCTTTATCAAAAATCACTAAGAGATCTTCTCCACCACTGTTCACAACCCCTTCAGTGTCAGTATAGGTGGCAGCAGTCTATTACCACTCTTGCTACCTCAAGGAATAAGTCCACCAACATTCATTATAAGCtggtaaaagaaaaattagcaAATTTGGGCTCCAAACTGTATGCTTTCTCATCTTTGACTTGAACTCTATGACATCCCCTTCAATTCTCCAATTCCAATTTCtcgatttttcttcttctgtgtCCACTCTTTTTGTCACCTCTTTATCAAGATGTGTCAAAGGGTGCAGTATATTGATTTCCTTGACTGTTGATAGTAAAACTACTACTTCCACCAATTAAAAAACTCAAAGTACCAAATTTAAATGAGTAATTTTGAAGGAATTGAGAAGAACCAAAACAAAAATGGCGAAAGAGAAGATAAAACGATATGCCTAATAGTATCAGAAAATAGAGTTAAATTAATTTCAACAAGAGTAGTGATAAGAGGAAAAAAATCGAACCTTGAGAGAATCAGAAGCTTTTTTGAGTTCAAATTCAAGTTCCATCATAGTTGTAGCTTCACTAGACCTTATAACTGAAGCCAAAGCCCTAATAGCAGCAACAGCCTCAGCCAAATCAGGTTGTTTACGCCAattattaaactcatcaatcaCATTAAATTTCCCACTCAAATCTCCAGACTTAGAAGAAACATTCGAGGATACAACGTCTTCAGATGGTTGGTCTACGGCAGCTTGAGCCTGAGAAAGCCAGTCACTTGTAACAACTCCATGATGAGCCGCTCTAGTTTGATAGTACGCCGAAATGTCAGGATTAGGGTTaagttgttgttgctgttgctgttgctgcTCCTGTTGTAGTAGGGTTTCAGTCATAGATGATGAATCGGCGACTGAAAGAGGAGAAAGATGGTGACTTTCAGAGACGTCGGTTTGGTTTTTGTCGAGAATGAAAGAAGCTGATCTACGCCACATCTTTTTCTGCACAATGGAGAATCGCCGAAAAAGGCAAAATCGCTGGTGAAGTTGTGAATCAAATTCTGTTGaataaaaaatgagaatttGACGTTCTTATTAACATAATGatttaattacaaattttaaaatttaaatcaaataattaaaataaaatgataatatataaaaggtaaaataaataaaataaagaatttcttATATAAAAATGAAGGATGAATATTTTAAACGAAACTTAATTAAActtatgaaatatgttaattaattaataatagatatattaataaatatgtgTAATTGATATGGTTACTTTTGTTTCGGAAAATAATATTACTGCACATTGCTTTACTTTATTTaagtaacatatttttttgcttCTATTTctatgttaaaataattttattgtcGGTCAAacatcttaattttttaagaaaaatatgattttctttatagaaaaaattCTACCATAGTAGAAGAGTGGGTCAAAAttacccttaaactattcgaaatagctcatatatacccttaaactttATTTCGGCTTAAAACTACCCTTCCGGTcatactattgggtcaaaagtaccTTTCTTATTTAACGGAGTTTCAACTTTCGCTAATAAGAAGgtcacttttgacccaatagtttgacgggaagggtagttttgagccgaaatataatttaagggtatatatgagctaaTTCGGATAGTTTAAAGGAtacttttgacccttttcctttCCGTCTATGTGGCAGTGAAAATCTATTGTGGTGCCATGTGgcatttaataattttcattaattagaaGAGCATtgttgacccaatagtttgacgggatGCATGCCTTTCTTTCACCGACCTCTATTGAAGAttgaagaggaagaaaaaaggttttggattcaACTGTTTGCCTTCAACAACAGCTACAATCTTGATGTAATTTATCATCTCTCTTCAATTTTGAATTCGATTTTTGCAGCTGCTTTTACATTGTTTGTTGCATTTTGCTTTTGCATTTACTTTTGTTTATGACCAAACAAAAATTAGGGATAAAATGGCTCTACAAATATTTAGAGTGCcattaaaatgtaaaaattgaaTCTGATTTGATCAGACAAATAATCATTTgcttttgaattaatttttcagTAAACAGAAGAGCACAAGATTTGTAGCACGTAGACAGAATTTCATGTGTTTACCAATTCTTTAGGATCaattcttaatatatatatatatatatatatatgattagtaAGATATTAATAGCCAAGTTTGACATATTCCAACTTTACTGAGTGGGACAAATTTGGTACTTCTACTGTCATTTTggagaaaaaatgaaaaatattacaaGTGAAAGGAAGAATAAGAAGAGAGCAATGAATTGAGCTAGGAGAAGAAGTTGGAAATTTGCATCATGAAATTATTTCTCTATCCACATGAGTCAAGTTAAATTTTTCGTCATGATTTTGTGCTCACATGAGTTTGAGCTAAATTGTTAGTCATGTAAACTGTCAAGTAGAAATTACTGAAAAGATTATAGGCTACAATAGAAAAAGGACCAAGTATAGTGATAATTTGATTGTTATTTCAACAATCATTACAACACAAATAATTATATGTGTAAACCCATCAAATTAGTCataacttctaaaaaaaaaaaacacgcTACAATATAATGTGGTGTGTCCGAGTCCCTGAGAGAAGAAAGGTTGAAAAACTAAACCGTTGGGAGATAACAATGAGTCAATGACCATTCTACTTCAACATAGTTCATGACGAAGTCATCGTAAAAGACTTTTCATAACATAAGCTGCGACTTTGCTTATTACAGACACCTTTTTttgttcttcaactttttaaattttacatgtTATTCTTTCTACcatcactatatatatatatatatacatacacacatacatacatatactgAAATctacacttttttttaatgCCTTAATATTTATAGTATTCTTTGTTTTTTGCTAGACATATTTAGTATTCATTTGTAGTTATTTACAGCTTTCTAGCTCCATTCTCTTTAACTTATAACTCCACAATCTAAAACCATCTTCTTCGTAATTGCAAATATTTTGTGAACTCCAAGGCATCATCATCACTTGCTACCACCAACTATTTTATCTTTTCTGTACAAATATGTAAATATGTATGAAACATAGTTGAAAAGTGCCTAGGCATcacaataataaacataataatacttgtatatgtattgcCTATCTATAATAAAAATTACTGTCAAGAACAATCACATGTTTGGCCCGTGCGCGCACAGGCATCATCATctagtaatagtaataaaagAAGACATCAATATATANNNNNNNNNNNNNNNNNNNNNNNNNNNNNNNNNNNNNNNNNNNNNNNNNNNNNNNNNNNNNNNNNNNNNNNNNNNNNNNNNNNNNNNNNNNNNNNNNNNNNNNNNNNNNNNNNNNNNNNNNNNNNNNNNNNNNNNNNNNNNNNNNNNNNNNNNNNNNNNNNNNNNNNNNNNNNNNNNNNNNNNNNNNNNNNNNNNNNNNNNNNNNNNNNNNNNNNNNNNNNNNNNNNNNNNNNNNNNNNNNNNNNNNNNNNNNNNNNNNNNNNNNNNNNNNNNNNNNNNNNNNNNNNNNNNNNNNNNNNNNNNNNNNNNNNNNNNNNNNNNNNNNNNNNNNNNNNNNNNNNNNNNNNNNNNNNNNNNNNNNNNNNNNNNNNNNNtatatatatatatatataaatgcttTTTGAGAATTTGTCTTTTAACTAATcattttagtttatatttttaaatagaatTTTATAGTTGATTAAAAATTCATGACACTTTTATGCTTTTAATGAATGTCTATTAATTAATAGGAGActcatcatagttatagtttgctataattactactcgcgactaacattatacattaattacgtgggctgacttcgaatttgtataattagtaaTGTttgcatatatatgtataattcgccagaacatacaaatacatatgtataatatacaattatttaacttatatacatatacaattcacctctttCCCACTCTCTACcctctctcactcgcctctctcctccctctcccaatctcgcttgccctatatacaaatgtatatgtataatatacaattatatacatgtaCAATTCATCTCTCTCCCACTCTGTTCCCTCTCTCTTCTCCCTCTttcgatctcgctcgcctctctccacCCTTTgtcagtctcgctcgcctctctcctccctctcccaatctctcttgtcatatatacaaatacatatgtataatatacaattatttaaccagtatgcatatacaattcacctttctccactcttttccccctctctctcctAGTCCCGCTCGCCtgtctcctccatataacatgtagctacaaattataattatcaaattataactatggagagtaattaattatttttaagtggctataaatgaaattttttcttaattaattatatccTAATTTCTGAGATTCTCAAAATAGATATACttatatatacatgatttttGTAAGGTAACTAGATGCACTATTACATAATGTCATACATCAACAACTTCAAGGATATGTCTACGAGAAAAGTAAGATACATgataaaattactacaaaaatttatgataaaaaataaaatagaattattAAACAATAGATTAAAAATTTTTGGTAGAATGTAATGAGGTTAAACAAGTTTGTCTTATATCAACATTGGGATGGCTTGGGTCATCGCTCTTGGATTGACTTAAGTCTTTAATTGATATCGTGACTCTTGATCAATTATATTAAGCAACCATGATTCTATGGGAAATTTGGAATGATAGAAATAACCTTGTATGGAAGCGAAGATCTTTACGACTTGAAATTGTTATCCAAAAGGCTGATCGATTTTGGCGAGATTGGACTAAAGCAAGACAAACAACCTTCAGTTCCACTACAAGAGAACCTGATTTAGTGACAATATGATCTCCTCCTGGTGAGAACATCTTTAAATGCAACATTAATGCTTTGTGGGATCTTATTTCTGGAATAACTGGAATTGACATGATAGTTCGAGATTCTCATGGAAGTTTCATAAGAGACCGCTCTAGTCGGTTAGGAAGACAACATGACCCACTTATGGCCGAAGCTTTGGGTGTTCGAGAAGCACTAAGCTGGCTAAACACTTTGCAGCAACTCCAATAATTGTAGAGATGAACTATCTCTTGGTTAAAAAAGCGTTAGGAAAGGCCTGTGGAAACTACtcatatattttgatattattattcatGATTGTAAAACACTCATGTGTGGctttacttctatttttttgtcttaCGTTAAAAGATCAACGAACCAGTGTGCCCATCAGTTAGCTCCGACTTCGGGTCTATGGCTGATACTATGAAGTTGATAGTAGATCCCCATCTTTGATTCATGATGTACTCAACTTTGATATGatcaataattaatcaaaaatgcttgattcaaaaaaacaaacaaaaaagataaaaacaagaaggaaaaaattaaagtaacaaAATATGATCAGACCAAATCAATCATTACacaaatttatgttatttaaccCAATTAACCAtgatttttaaaactaacaatcatattatattataagtgggaagcctCTATGTGTTGAATTACAAAAATGTccttataatatcataatatttatgggcaaaaatgtaaatgtactatttataaataaaaactat
This portion of the Solanum pennellii chromosome 12, SPENNV200 genome encodes:
- the LOC107006815 gene encoding translation initiation factor eIF-2B subunit alpha-like; this encodes MWRRSASFILDKNQTDVSESHHLSPLSVADSSSMTETLLQQEQQQQQQQQLNPNPDISAYYQTRAAHHGVVTSDWLSQAQAAVDQPSEDVVSSNVSSKSGDLSGKFNVIDEFNNWRKQPDLAEAVAAIRALASVIRSSEATTMMELEFELKKASDSLKSWDKTSISLTAGCDLFMRYVTRTSALEYEDFNSAKSRFLERAEKFGEISYKARKIIAMLSQEFIFDGCTILVHGFSRVVFEVLKTAAQNRKNFRVLCTEGRPDRSGLRLSNELAKLDVPVKLLIDSAVAYNMDEIDMVFVGADGVVESGGVINMMGTYQIALVAKSMNKPVYVAAESYKFARLYPLDQKDMFPALRPIDFGVPIPSKVEIETSARDYTPPQYLTLLFTDLGVLTPSVVSDELIQLYL